One Cryptococcus neoformans var. grubii H99 chromosome 3, complete sequence genomic region harbors:
- a CDS encoding potassium ion transporter, variant, producing MFKSNHSFKMKRPRFHIQQAFRKPRVPTVTEAREAWQKVKCHFNFFRIHLLVFTFIPIFVSCIFYAANGSSSGNADGDLTGRQKVAFIDGLFLCFSAMTTTGLCPVNLSALQPFQQVILFFLFIVGDYSFVSLIMVLVRKHYFRTHCEQLLINDLFRRTRTISYDLGGQGGLNHSSKGFKSTIKKLRGQNIAISGPISGHKIENFAEDGLDTAANQEQRTMTDSPANMTYKERERRELAGASETSADNPTPDPHLPSTLGKSTVALHNPANPQRPPATNSAQAEDHRSPFIDPLFQARQRLRTQTRANSINVSQHDRPTSRHHPTLPHVTSDVPNREAIPPKRKSSVHVKDYFHHGQSQHPHLHTAAQIMAHHTIDPNRRLPMPFGHKNTGYGGFPSLLDILHRLLPERAKQRLYRPVRRVGIVMHPGYTHEFENGHAGHEESWSEAIRGSVAKWMPEGLQGLVIGRNSRFWTEELDDEELEQIGGVEYRALKLLSCIVSSYIFLYQIIPFAIISIYFAKVDYWNSAFLATAGEQAGTVNKTWFSLFLSASAYTGCGMLLTDEGLVPFQACYLVIYVLIVALLITRNGVKHESLHFLLDHPRRCFLYLFPSHQTWYLLFILLAFTVVELFSFLVLNIGLPVVDSLGGWERFSDGLLQSLSVRASGFAIVTISDMAPSVLFLYIILMYVAIYPIAMSVRSTNVYEERALGVYEHDDPDTSGEDEPQFKGHSREVFSKYLMWHMRRQLAFDVWPLALAVLTISMFERGKLLDPEKSSWFTIFRIIFECTSGYGTIGLTLGTPNNNYAFSGEFSTASKLVMIIIMLRGRHRGLPVAIDRAILLPQEYSRVVKPSDGLQPTLSHSNPFTHASNDDDRSRPIEMELEGGFGERDLPKKKDGAGAAETDRQG from the exons ATGTTTAAAAGCAACCATTCATTTAAGATGAAGAGACCCCGATTCCATATTCAACAGGCTTTTCGAAAGCCCAGGGTGCCAACGGTCACAGAAGCCAGAGAGGCGTGGCAGAAAGTGAAGTGTCACTTTAACTTCTTCAGAATACATTTGCTCgtcttcaccttcatccctA TCTTCGTCTCATGTATCTTCTACGCGGCCAATGGGTCATCAAGTGGTAATGCGGACGGCGATCTGACAGGTCGTCAAAAGGTCGCCTTTATTGACGGCTTGTTCCTATGTTTTTCTGCTATGAC AACGACTGGGCTCTGCCCAGTAAA CTTATCGGCCCTTCAACCGTTCCAGCAAGTGATCTTGTTTTTCCTCTTTATCGTCGGCGATTATTCTTTTGTCTCTCTTATCATGGTTCTGGTACGCAAGCATTATTTTCGAACTCATTGCGAACAGCTCCTTATCAACGACCTTTTCCGACGAACTCGCACAATATCATACGACCTTGGAGGACAAGGCGGCCTTAATCACAGCTCGAAAGGTTTTAAGTCAACCATCAAAAAGTTGCGAGGTCAGAATATCGCAATTTCGGGACCCATCAGTGGTCATAAAATCGAAAATTTTGCAGAAGATGGTCTTGACACCGCTGCGAATCAAGAACAGCGTACGATGACTGACTCGCCTGCGAATATGACGTATAAAGAGCGAGAAAGACGAGAGTTAGCAGGAGCTTCGGAAACTTCGGCTGACAATCCGACTCCGGATCCACATCTACCCTCAACTCTTGGGAAATCTACAGTTGCCTTGCATAACCCTGCAAATCCACAGCGTCCTCCAGCCACAAATTCAGCTCAAGCCGAAGATCATCGATCGCCTTTTATTGACCCTCTGTTCCAAGCTCGTCAGCGATTGAGAACCCAGACCCGCGCCAACAGTATCAACGTCTCTCAACATGATCGACCCACCTCTCGCCATCACCCAACTCTTCCACACGTTACCTCCGACGTACCGAATCGGGAAGCTATCCCTCCAAAACGCAAAAGCAGTGTACATGTCAAAGACTATTTCCATCATGGCCAATCTCAGCATCCCCATCTGCACACCGCTGCTCAAATTATGGCTCATCATACTATTGACCCCAATCGCCGTCTGCCGATGCCCTTCGGCCATAAAAATACTGGCTATGGCGGGTTTCCCAGTCTGTTAGACATTCTCCACCGCCTTCTGCCCGAGAGAGCCAAACAGAGACTGTACAGACCCGTTCGTCGGGTAGGCATCGTGATGCATCCAGGTTATACACatgagtttgaaaatgGACACGCAGGTCACGAGGAAAGCTGGAGTGAAGCAATAAGAGGGTCAGTAGCAAAGTGGATGCCAGAAGGATTGCAGGGACTTGTGATTGGGAGGAACTCACGCTTCTGGACAGAGGAGctcgatgatgaagaattggagCAAATCGGTGGTGTGGAGTATAGAGCTCTCAAACTCTTGAGCTGCATCGTATCGTCA TACATATTTCTCTACCAGATCATCCCCTTTGCGATTATTAGTATCTACTTCGCCAAGGTAGATTACTGGAACTCTGCATTCCTGGCAACCGCTGGCGAACAAGCCGGTACTGTCAACAAGACGTGGTTCTCGCTCTTCTTATCTGCTTCCGCTTATACTGGATGTGGTATGCT ATTAACGGACGAAGGGCTTGTACCTTTCCAGGCCTGTTATCTCGTGATCTATGTCCTCATAGTGGCATTATTG ATTACCAGGAATGGAGTGAAGCATGAGTCACTGCACTTCCTCTTAGATCACCCTCGGCG CTGCTTCTTATACTTGTTTCCAAGCCATCAAACTTGGTACTtacttttcatccttctgGCATTTAC GGTTGTTGagcttttctccttccttgttCTCAACATTGGTCTTCCTGTTGTTGATTCGCTTGGTGGCTGGGAACGATTCTCTGATGGATTGTTGCAAAGTCTGAGCGTGCGGGCATCTGGATTCGCGATTGTCACCATTTCTGATATGGCACCTTCAGTGCTGTTCTTGTATATT ATTTTGATGTATGTGGCTATCTATC CTATCGCCATGTCTGTCAGGTCTACAAACGTGTACGAAGAACGAG CGCTCGGAGTGTACGAACATGATGATCCCGATACGTCTGGTGAAGACGAGCCGCAATTTAAAGGTCACAGTCGGGAAGTCTTCAG TAAATATTTGATGTGGCACATGCGTCGCCAATTAGCGTTTGATGTGTGGCCTTTGGCACTAGCCGTCCTTACGATCTCTATGTTTGAGCGAGGGAAACTGCTGGACCCGGAGAA GAGCTCCTGGTTTACTATATTTAGGATCATTTTCGAATGTACAAGTGGTTATGGTACCATCGGTCTCACCCTCGGTACCCCCAACAACAATTATGCGTTCTCAGGGGAGTTTAGTACGGCTTCAAAACTGGTCATGATAATTATCATGTTGCGAGGGAGACATCGTGGGTTGCCTGTAGCTATTGATCG GGCAATCTTGCTTCCTCAAGAGTATTCTCGCGTCGTCAAACCCTCCGACGGTTTACAGCCAACATTATCTCACTCCAATCCATTTACCCATGCGTcgaatgatgatgataggTCGAGACCGATAGAAATGGAACTTGAAGGTGGATTTGGTGAAAGAGATCtaccaaagaagaaggacggcGCTGGTGCAGCGGAGACTGATAGACAAGGATAA